A portion of the Ricinus communis isolate WT05 ecotype wild-type chromosome 10, ASM1957865v1, whole genome shotgun sequence genome contains these proteins:
- the LOC8273880 gene encoding pentatricopeptide repeat-containing protein At1g80270, mitochondrial yields the protein MWALRRASNSLKFQGLRVGTSRICCAKSEMFSSHLEGNGAVSKPLQIASEKCLFYHSTNVCSKFHIDRRSLSSKAGSESSKSEDDLEDGFSELETPANANTIDESNAVGGNEDELFSEPELDDDDGDSGAKNALELSDTEAGSGKKTTVRKRVPSELFKTIIAAPNVPLSVVLNKWVEEGKTLGRPEISLAMLNLRKRRMYGRALQLSEWLEANNRLDFVERDYASRLDLIAKVRGLQKAENYIEKIPKSFRDEVIYRTLLANCVASNNVKQAEEVFNKMKDLEFPVTTFACNQLLLLYKRLDKKKIADVLLLMEKENIKPSLFTYKLLIDTKGQSNDLTGMDQIVETMKADGIEPDINIRAILAKHYASGGLKEKAEAILKEMEGGNLEEHRWACRLLLPLYAALGKADEVERVWKVCESSPQLEECVAVIEAWGKLKKIDKAEEVFNRMLTTWKKLSSRHYSALLKVYASHKMLANGKDLIKKMADSGCRIGPLTWDSLVKLYVEAGEVEKADSVLHKAAQQNHMKPMFSSYIVIMDQYAKRGDVHNAEKMFHRMRQAGYVARLRQFQALVQTYINAKAPAYGIRERMKADNIFPNKALAAQLALVDAFRKTAVTDLLD from the exons ATGTGGGCTCTACGTCGAGCTTCTAATTCTCTCAA GTTCCAGGGGCTCCGTGTAGGAACTTCTCGAATATGTTGTGCGAAATCAGAAATGTTTTCTAGTCATTTAGAAGGAAACGGTGCCGTTTCTAAGCCTCTTCAAATAGCATCTGAAAAATGTCTATTCTACCACTCGACAAATGTCTGTTCAAAGTTCCATATAGATAGACGCAGTCTTTCCTCAAAAGCTGGTTCAGAAAGCAGCAAATCTGAAGATGACTTGGAGGATGGATTTTCTGAACTTGAAACCCCAGCTAATGCCAATACAATTGACGAGAGCAATGCAGTTGGTGGAAATGAAGATGAGCTATTTTCTGAACCTGAGCtcgatgatgatgatggtgatAGTGGGGCCAAAAATGCACTGGAATTATCGGATACTGAAGCTGGTTCAGGTAAGAAAACAACAGTGAGGAAACGAGTTCCATCTGAACTGTTTAAGACCATTATTGCTGCTCCAAATGTCCCTTTAAGTGTTGTTCTTAATAAGTGGGTGGAAGAAGGAAAGACTTTGGGTCGGCCAGAGATCTCACTGGCTATGCTCAATCTTCGTAAACGTCGAATGTATGGCAGGGCCCTGCAG CTCTCAGAGTGGTTGGAAGCCAATAACCGACTTGACTTTGTTGAGAGAGATTATGCTTCTCGCTTAGACCTGATTGCAAAGGTACGTGGCCTCCAGAAGGCAGAGAATTATATTGAGAAGATCCCTAAATCATTCAGAGATGAAGTAATCTACCGAACTTTGTTGGCCAACTGTGTAGCTAGTAACAATGTGAAACAAGCTGAAGAAGTATTCAACAAAATGAAGGATCTTGAATTTCCAGTCACAACATTTGCATGTAACCAGCTTCTCCTCCTGTATAAGAGGCTTGACAAGAAGAAGATAGCTGATGTATTGTTGCTaatggagaaagaaaatatcaagCCTTCACTCTTTACTTATAAACTCTTAATTGACACTAAAGGTCAGTCCAATGATTTAACAGGGATGGATCAAATTGTAGAGACAATGAAGGCTGATGGGATTGAACCTGACATCAACATTCGAGCGATCTTAGCCAAGCATTATGCTTCAGGTGGCCTGAAAGAAAAAGCTGAGGCTATTTTGAAAGAGATGGAAGGAGGAAATCTGGAAGAGCATCGTTGGGCTTGTAGGCTTCTGCTTCCTCTTTATGCTGCACTTGGAAAAGCTGATGAAGTAGAGAGAGTTTGGAAAGTCTGCGAGTCAAGTCCCCAACTTGAGGAGTGTGTCGCAGTCATTGAAGCTTGGGGAAAGCTGAAGAAAATTGATAAAGCTGAGGAGGTTTTTAATAGGATGCTGACAACATGGAAGAAGCTCTCTTCACGGCATTACTCTGCACTTTTAAAGGTTTATGCAAGCCATAAAATGCTAGCCAACGGTAAAGATCTGATCAAGAAAATGGCAGATAGTGGGTGTCGAATTGGCCCATTGACTTGGGATTCACTTGTTAAACTTTATGTTGAAGCAGGGGAAGTTGAAAAAGCTGACTCTGTGTTGCACAAGGCAGCACAGCAGAACCATATGAAGCCAATGTTCAGTTCTTACATAGTTATTATGGATCAGTATGCAAAGAGGGGTGATGTACATAATGCGGAAAAAATGTTTCACAGGATGAGACAAGCTGGTTACGTGGCTCGACTTAGGCAGTTCCAAGCTCTTGTCCAGACTTACATAAATGCCAAGGCTCCAGCCTATGGGATTAGGGAGAGGATGAAGGCAGATAATATATTCCCTAACAAGGCATTGGCTGCTCAACTGGCTCTGGTTGATGCATTTAGGAAAACAGCAGTAACGGATTTGCTGGACTGA